From a region of the Sesamum indicum cultivar Zhongzhi No. 13 linkage group LG3, S_indicum_v1.0, whole genome shotgun sequence genome:
- the LOC110011712 gene encoding uncharacterized protein LOC110011712, whose amino-acid sequence MLLSDEEARDYDKAEQDEQTTEGEETEGDIIIHLKKVLELLRKHQLYGKTSKCSLAQMKVEYLGHIISWEGVATDPQKVEWMLNRTNVKALRGFLGLTGYYRKFIKVYVAISEPLILLLKKDVFEWKHRPSRLLINLKR is encoded by the coding sequence ATGCTACTAAGTGATGAGGAGGCAAGAGATTATGATAAGGCTGAACAGGATGAGCAAACCACTGAAGGAGAGGAGACAGAAGGAGACATCATAATACACCTCAAAAAGGTGTTGGAGTTACTAAGAAAACACCAACTTTATGGAAAAACGAGCAAGTGCTCCTTGGCTCAAATGAAGGTAGAATACCTAGGGCACATAATATCTTGGGAAGGTGTTGCCACTGACCCCCAGAAGGTAGAATGGATGCTTAACCGGACAAATGTCAAGGCACTTAGAGGATTCTTAGGGCTCACTGGCTATTACAGAAAGTTCATAAAAGTTTATGTGGCTATTAGTGAACCACTTATATTACTACTTAAAAAAGATGTCTTTGAGTGGAAACATAGACCGAGTAGGCTTTTAATCAACTTAAAGAGGTGA
- the LOC105158418 gene encoding armadillo repeat-containing protein LFR (The sequence of the model RefSeq protein was modified relative to this genomic sequence to represent the inferred CDS: added 71 bases not found in genome assembly), with protein MQKREQSKLGGAAGGSAPPAAKRGRPIGRGRXXXXPPPAAAAPAAAAAAGDSVAPSTLLGPSLQVHSAFAEQNNKRIVLALQSGLKSELTWALNALTLLSFKEKDEVRKDATPLAKIPGLLDALLQVIDDWRDIALPRVLTKTPRVRLLGANSAVTGFGNEYETLNSGDSVPHPSAGSGSSNKDVSAQKITAKPRPSGWWYEEDGLFNMDEEGRAEKQLCAVAASNILRNFSFMAENEIAMGQNRHCLETMFQCLEDYVTEDEELVTNALETIMNLGPLLDLRIFSSSKPSFIKMTEKRAVQAIMGMLGSAVRSWHCAAAELLGRMILNPDNEPFLLPFAPQIYKRLVDILSFPAGDAQAAAVGALYNLAEVNMDCRLKLASERWAVDRLLKVIKTPHPVPEVCRKAALILENLVLEPQNKPLLLAYENAFAEILFSDTRYADTFARILHELTSRPSNKVASARGIWGM; from the exons ATGCAAAAGAGAGAGCAAAGCAAGCTCGGCGGAGCTGCGGGCGGCTCCGCCCCTCCTGCCGCCAAGAG CGGCTGCTGGGGACTCCGTTGCCCCCTCCACCCTACTCGGCCCCTCCCTCCAGGTCCACTCCGCATTCGCGG AGCAGAATAACAAAAGGATAGTTTTGGCTCTTCAAAGTGGACTGAAGAGCGAGTTGACATGGGCGCTGAATGCTCTCACATTGCTCTCATTCAAAGAGAAAGACGAAGTCCGGAAGGATGCAACTCCTCTTGCCAAGATTCCTGGATTACTTGATGCTCTACTTCAAGTT ATAGATGATTGGCGTGACATAGCTCTACCAAGGGTCCTTACAAAGACACCTAGGGTAAGATTACTGGGTGCTAATTCTGCTGTTACTGGATTCGGGAATGAATACGAGACCTTAAATTCTGGTGATTCTGTTCCGCATCCTAG TGCTGGATCGGGTTCTTCAAATAAAGACGTGTCTGCACAAAAGATTACGGCCAAACCTCGACCTTCAGGTTGGTGGTATGAGGAAGATGGCCTCTTCAATATGGACGAGGAAGGACGGGCAGAAAAGCAGCTGTGTGCTGTAGCTGCTTCAAATATTCTTAGGAACTTTTCATTTATGGCTGAGAATGAAATTGCAATGGGCCAGAATCGTCACTGTCTTGAGACGATGTTTCAGTGTTTGGAGGATTATGTTACAG AGGATGAAGAACTTGTTACAAATGCCCTCGAGACAATCATGAATTTGGGCCCACTGCTAGACCTTCGAATATTTAGCTCATCAAAGCCTTCGTTCATCAAAATGAC AGAAAAGCGTGCCGTGCAGGCCATCATGGGAATGTTGGGTTCTGCTGTCAGAAGCTGGCATTGTGCAGCTGCAGAACTACTCGGTCGGATGATACTTAACCCTGACAATGAGCCTTTCCTCCTGCCATTTGCTCCACAG ATCTATAAGCGATTGGTTGATATTCTGAGCTTTCCAGCCGGTGATGCTCAAGCAGCAGCTGTTGGTGCACTGTACAACCTCGCAGAAGTCAATATGGACTGTCGGTTGAAACTTGCCAGTGAAAGATg GGCAGTTGATCGTCTATTGAAGGTGATCAAGACGCCACATCCCGTCCCAGAAGTTTGCAGGAAAGCAGCACTAATTCTGGAGAATCTCGTGTTGGAGCCGCAGAACAAGCCCCTGCTGCTAGCATATGAAAATGCATTCGCAGAAATACTCTTCTCAGACACAAGGTATGCTGATACATTTGCTCGGATATTACACGAATTGACTTCGAGACCGAGCAACAAAGTTGCATCAGCTCGTGGCATTTGGGGCATGTAA